From the genome of Nicotiana sylvestris chromosome 2, ASM39365v2, whole genome shotgun sequence, one region includes:
- the LOC104223725 gene encoding ATP-dependent Clp protease proteolytic subunit 3, chloroplastic, giving the protein MEGGCLTFTTAPTRPSTLFNYNPTITKQFYSNSLPNTITHDKRRRGLSIKASTHNFSTAKPTLSGNWDVSSYSKAPAWLPRFEELDTTNMLLRQRIIFLGSQVDDMTADFVISQLLFLDAEDQKKDIRLIINSPGGSVTAGMGIYDAMKMCKADVSTICMGLAASMGAFLLASGSKGKRYCMPNARVMIHQPLGTSGGKATEMSIRIREMAYHKIKLNKILSRITGKPEEKIEVDTDRDNFMNAWEAKEYGLVDAVIDDGKPGLVAPTADATAPPKTRVWDMWKIEGSKKAKKNLPSEERMLQNGYVSSQDDEQKSNEQKDEAPTL; this is encoded by the exons ATGGAGGGAGGTTGTCTAACATTCACCACAGCACCAACAAGACCTTCAACCTTATTCAATTACAATCCTACAATTACCAAACAATTTTACAGCAATTCACTACCAAATACTATTACACATGATAAACGAAGAAGAGGATTGTCAATAAAAGCATCGACCCACAACTTTTCTACAGCGAAACCGACGCTATCTGGGAACTGGGATGTTTCCAGTTACTCAAAAGCACCTGCTTGGTTGCCCAGATTTGAAGAACTTGATACTACCAATATGCTTCTTCGTCAAAGGATTATCTTCTTGGGTTCTCAG GTAGATGATATGACTGCAGATTTTGTTATAAGCCAACTATTATTTCTTGATGCCGAAGATCAGAAAAAGGACATCAGATTGATCATTAATTCACCTGGTGGTTCAGTAACTGCTG GGATGGGAATCTATGATGCTATGAAAATGTGCAAGGCTGATGTTTCTACAATCTGCATGGGACTGGCTGCATCGATGGGTGCGTTTCTCCTCGCATCTGGCAGCAAGGGAAAGAGGTACTGCATGCCGAACGCAAGGGTGATGATTCATCAACCACTTGGAACTTCTGGTGGTAAA GCAACAGAGATGAGTATACGGATCAGAGAAATGGCATACCACAAGATTAAGCTTAACAAAATACTATCAAGGATTACTGGAAAGCCTGAAGAAAAG aTTGAAGTGGATACAGATCGTGATAATTTCATGAATGCTTGGGAGGCTAAGGAATACGGATTGGTTGATGCTGTTATCGATGATGGCAAACCAGGATTGGTCGCACCAACTGCAGATGCCACAGCTCCGCCAAAAACACGAGTTTGGGATATGTGGAAGATTGAAGGAAGCAAGAAGGCAAAGAAAAATTTGCCTTCTGAAGAAAGAATGTTGCAAAATGGGTATGTGAGTAGTCAAGATGATGAGCAAAAGAGCAATGAACAGAAAGATGAAGCACCTACTCTATAG
- the LOC104223726 gene encoding uncharacterized protein yields the protein MLSSSVMIRRFCSFTVTASSSSAPCTITSNSKKKRLVFLGSPQVSASVLDALFSASAAQDSLFEVTAIVTQPPTRRDRGRKVMPSPVAQHALDRGFPSDLIFTPVKAGEEAFLSNFKALESELCVTAAYGNILPTKFLNIPSKGTVNIHPSLLPLYRGAAPVQRALQDGVKETGVSLAYTVRKLDAGPVIALERVTVDDQIKAPDLLDLLFALGSKLLIRELPSIFDGSASGRAEEQDDSKATLAPKITPEESWLSFDEDAQVLHNKVRAFAGWPGTRARLMVIDPSSGESSSIELKIITTRIYTGIRSQDIEANDVLFTKGSLVIPCGGDTALEVLEVQLPGKRAVNAASFWNGLRGQILKK from the exons ATGCTGTCTTCTTCAGTGATGATTCGACGCTTTTGTAGCTTCACTGTCaccgcttcttcttcttctgctccTTGTACTATCACTTCCAATTCAAAGAAGAAACGTCTTGTCTTTCTGGGTTCTCCTCAG GTTTCTGCGTCAGTTCTTGATGCTTTATTCAGTGCTTCTGCTGCCCAAGATTCCCTATTTGAG GTCACAGCTATTGTTACGCAACCACCCACCAGAAGGGATAGAGGAAGAAAAGTAATGCCTTCACCGGTTGCTCAACATGCTCTTGACAGAGGATTCCCTTCTGATTTGATTTTCACACCTGTGAAGGCCGGTGAG GAAGCATTTCTTTCTAACTTTAAAGCTTTGGAGTCAGAGCTTTGTGTTACTGCTGCATATGGAAATATTTTACCCACAAAGTTTCTGAATATTCCGTCAAAAG GAACAGTTAATATACATCCAAGTTTACTGCCTCTATATCGTGGTGCAGCACCTGTTCAAAGAGCATTGCAG GATGGTGTTAAAGAAACAGGGGTGTCGCTAGCTTATACAGTTCGCAAATTGGATGCTGGACCGGTTATTGCGCTTGAAAGAGTAACAGTTGATGATCAAATAAAG GCTCCAGATTTACTTGACTTACTATTTGCTCTAG GTTCCAAACTTCTGATTCGTGAACTTCCGTCTATATTTGATGGGTCTGCAAGTGGAAGAGCAGAAGAGCAAGATGACTCTAAAGCTACCCTAGCTCCCAAG ATAACTCCTGAGGAGTCATGGTTATCCTTTGATGAAGATGCCCAAGTGCTTCATAATAAG GTTCGGGCATTTGCAGGATGGCCTGGAACTCGAGCTAGACTTATGGTCATTGACCCTAGCAGTGGCGAGAGCAGTAGTATAGAGCTTAAAATTATCACTACTCGGATTTACACCGGTATCAGAAGTCAAGATATAGAAGCCAATGATGTGCTTTTTACTAAAGGTTCACTGGTAATTCCTTGCGGTGGGGACACGGCACTAGAG GTTTTGGAAGTTCAACTTCCCGGCAAGAGGGCTGTTAATGCAGCTTCATTTTGGAACGGTTTAAGAGGCCAAATACTGAAAAAATGA